DNA sequence from the Blastomonas fulva genome:
GGCAATCCGGGCGCTGCATGGCTCAGCAAGAAAGGCATCGCGCACGGCGTTGGCCCTGCCCCCGGCGGTAGCGTGACCGACATCATCGCCGGCGCGGCGGTGGTGACGCTGAAGGCGATGTACCCGCGCTACGGCATCTATATCGACGATTCGACCGGCGCGGTGAACGCGGGACGCTTTGCCTATGGCCAGCAGGTCGGCCAGGCGATCCTAGACGCGCGCGCCGCCGATGGATCTGACATCGACATCGCCACAAACCAGCCAGCCAACCCGGTCTACGGCCAGCATCGCGCCGATCCGTTCCAGCCCGGGCAGAACCGGCTGGGGCCGGTGTGGGGCAATGTCACCCGGTTCACCGGCGCCGCCAACCAGCCGCTCGATCCGTTTCCCGGAAGCGGGCTGGCCGACTATCTCGCCAATCCCGACTACAGGGACGATTTCGACGAGGTCCGCGACTACGGGGCGAAACTGCGCGGCAAGCGCAACGCCGAACAGGAGCGCATCGGGGTCTATTGGGGCTATGACGGCGCGATGAACCTCGGCGTGCCGCCGCGGCTGTACAACCAGGTCGCCCGCCGCGTCGTCGAGCCGCTCGCGCTCAATATCCCGCGTGCCGCCGAGCTGTTCGCGCAGCTCAACGTCGCGATGGCGGATTCGGGCATCGACGCGTGGCACTGGAAGTATTTCTACGACCTTTGGCGCCCGGTGGTCGGGCTGCGCGAGGAAGACGCGACGCGCGGCGGCGATCCGTTCTGGGCTCCCCTGGGCGCACCGCAGACCAATACCGCCGGCCCGATGACGCGGACGCCCAACTTTCCCGCTTATCCTTCGGGCCATGCCACCTTTGGCGCAGCATTGTTCCAGACGCTGCGGTTGGCGCTCAACACCGCGCCGGGCCCGATCACGCTGAAGGACGTGCTCGACGTCGAAACGCACAACAGTGCCCCGATCGCCAAGGAGAGCTTCAGCTTTGTCTCGGACGAGCTCGACGGCATCGCCAGCGATCCCGACGGCTCGACCCGCACCCGCGTGGACAAGGCCTTCGACAATTTCGCCGAGGCGGTGTGGGAAAACTCGGTGAGCCGGATCTATCTGGGCGTGCACTGGCGGTTTGACGGCATCCCGCGGCGCGATGGTGAGAACATCGGTGGCGTGCCGCTGGGGCTCGCGATCGGCAGCGAGGCGCATGACTTCTTCAACACCGCACCGTCGCTGGGCGGGGTTGTGATGCCTTAACTGAGCAGACTTCGTCGGCAGGGTTGCGCCGTCCCACTCGGGCGGTGCAACCCTCTGGTGGACTACTGGCCCCGGATCAGCAGGTTGCGAATCTCGGTCATGTCTTCCATGGCAAAGCGGATGCCCTCACGGCCCAGCCCCGAATCCTTGACCCCGCCATAGGGCATATTGTCGATGCGGAAGCTGGGGACGTCGTTGATCACGACGCCGCCGACATCAAGGTCATCCCAGCAGTCGAACATCTTGAACAGGTCGCGGGTGAACACGCCTGCCTGCAGTCCGAACTTGCTGTTGTTGACCTCGGCCATCGCTGCGCCAAAGTCGGTGAAGCTCGAGAGTACCGCGACCGGGCCGAACGCCTCTTCGGTGACGATCTTGGCTTCGTGCGGCACGTTCTCCAGCAAGGTCGCTTCGAGCATCGCGCCATCGCGCTTGCCGCCGCACAACAATGTGCCGCCCAGCGACACCGCCTCCTGCACCCAGCCATCGAGGCGGGTCGCCTCTTTGACGTGGATCATCGGGCCGATAAAGGTGTCGCGGTCCTTGGGATCGCCCGCGATCAGCGTCTTGGCCTTAGCGACCAGCATGTCGCGGAAGCGATCGTAGACATCGGCGTGGATCAGGATGCGCTGCACCCCGATGCAGCTCTGGCCGGACTGATAGAACGCCCCGAAGATCACGCGCTCCATCGCGTCGTTCAGATTGGCATCAGCATCGATGATCACCGCAGCGTTGCCGCCCAGTTCGAGAACGACCTTTTTCTTGCCGCAGCGCGCCTTCAGGTCCCAGCCCACATCGGGCGATCCAGTGAACGAGAGCAATTTCAGGCGGTCATCAGTGGTGAACAGGTCCGCGCCATCGCGGCTGGCGGGCAGGATCGAGAACGCGCCCTTGGGCAGGTTGGTTTCGGCCAGCACCTCGCCCATGATGATCGCGCCCAGCGGCGTGCGGCTCGCTGGCTTCATCACGAACGGGCAGCCGACCGCGATGGCAGGCGCAATCTTGTGCGCGGCGAGATTGAGCGGGAAGTTGAATGGCGAGATGAACGAGCACGGGCCGATCGGCACGCGCTTCCACATGCCGCGATAGCCCTTGGCGCGCGGGCTGATGTCCATCGTCTGGACCTCGCCGGTCATTCGCACCGATTCTTCCGCCGCAATGCGGAAGGTGTCGATCAGGCGGCTGACCTCGCCTTCGCTATCCTTGATCGGCTTGCCCGCTTCAACGCACAGTGCATAGGCGAGTTCTTCCGAACGCTCCTTGAACCGCGTCACGCAGTGGTTGAGCACCTCCTGCCGCTCATAGCTCGGCATCCGCGCCATCGGCTCTGCTGCCTCGACCGCGCCTGCGATCGCTGCATCGATCGTCGCGGCATCGGCCTGCGCCACACGAAATGCGACCTCGCCGGTGAACTTGTCGGTCACCTCCAGATCGGTGTTCGGCTGCTGCGCCTCGTTGTTGAGATAGAGCGGGTAGACGGATTTGAGGGTGGTCATAACAAGTCCCTTGAATCCCTCTCCCCTTGAAGGGAGAGGGTTGGGAGAGGGGGCCGCCCTCCCCCTTGGCATGAAGCGGGCAGTGGGAAATCCATTCCCCTCTCCCCGGCCCTCTCCCCTGAGTCGCAGACGAGCGAAGCTCAACGGGAGAGGGGGATTTCTGATTAAAGCTCTTTCGCCATCTTCTTGATGTCGATGTTCAAGATCTGGTCGTTCTCCGAATAATCAACCGGGCAATCGATGAGATGCACTCCTGGCGTGTCGCGCGTATGCGCGAGCAGTTCCTTCAGATGCTCGGCGCTTTCGACACGATAGCCGTTGGCGCCATAAGCCTCGGCGTATTTCACGAAATCGGGGTTGCCATAGGTCAGGCCCCAGTCCTGGAAGCCCATGTTCGCCTGCTTCCAGCGGATCATGCCATAGCTGTTGTCGTTGAGGATCAGCACGGTCATGTTGAGCTTCAACCGGACCGCGGTTTCCATCTCCTGGCTGTTCATCATGAACCCTCCATCGCCGCAGATCGCCAGCACCTTGCGGTCGGGATAGACCATCGACGACATCATCGCCGACGGCAGGCCCGCGCCCATCGTGGCGAGCGCATTGTCGAGCAGCACGGTGTTGGGCCGGTACGCGTCATAACCACGCGCAAACCAGATCTTGTAGACGCCGTTGTCGAGGCAGATGATGCCGTCGTCGGGCATCGCGTTGCGGATTTCCTGCACCAGATAGGGCGGGAAGATCGGGA
Encoded proteins:
- a CDS encoding vanadium-dependent haloperoxidase, encoding MNPVLYWNAILLECSRRDFTRGFNNAQQPGPIRTSRAMAIVHLAIHDAVAFASGNPGAAWLSKKGIAHGVGPAPGGSVTDIIAGAAVVTLKAMYPRYGIYIDDSTGAVNAGRFAYGQQVGQAILDARAADGSDIDIATNQPANPVYGQHRADPFQPGQNRLGPVWGNVTRFTGAANQPLDPFPGSGLADYLANPDYRDDFDEVRDYGAKLRGKRNAEQERIGVYWGYDGAMNLGVPPRLYNQVARRVVEPLALNIPRAAELFAQLNVAMADSGIDAWHWKYFYDLWRPVVGLREEDATRGGDPFWAPLGAPQTNTAGPMTRTPNFPAYPSGHATFGAALFQTLRLALNTAPGPITLKDVLDVETHNSAPIAKESFSFVSDELDGIASDPDGSTRTRVDKAFDNFAEAVWENSVSRIYLGVHWRFDGIPRRDGENIGGVPLGLAIGSEAHDFFNTAPSLGGVVMP
- a CDS encoding aldehyde dehydrogenase family protein, which gives rise to MTTLKSVYPLYLNNEAQQPNTDLEVTDKFTGEVAFRVAQADAATIDAAIAGAVEAAEPMARMPSYERQEVLNHCVTRFKERSEELAYALCVEAGKPIKDSEGEVSRLIDTFRIAAEESVRMTGEVQTMDISPRAKGYRGMWKRVPIGPCSFISPFNFPLNLAAHKIAPAIAVGCPFVMKPASRTPLGAIIMGEVLAETNLPKGAFSILPASRDGADLFTTDDRLKLLSFTGSPDVGWDLKARCGKKKVVLELGGNAAVIIDADANLNDAMERVIFGAFYQSGQSCIGVQRILIHADVYDRFRDMLVAKAKTLIAGDPKDRDTFIGPMIHVKEATRLDGWVQEAVSLGGTLLCGGKRDGAMLEATLLENVPHEAKIVTEEAFGPVAVLSSFTDFGAAMAEVNNSKFGLQAGVFTRDLFKMFDCWDDLDVGGVVINDVPSFRIDNMPYGGVKDSGLGREGIRFAMEDMTEIRNLLIRGQ